The Chaetodon auriga isolate fChaAug3 chromosome 20, fChaAug3.hap1, whole genome shotgun sequence genome contains the following window.
GATGACGATGACCTCTACTCTGTGGAGCACGACAACCAAACAGGTCAGTCGCAGCCTCGTCTCCATGGGAATTAAAGACGTGCTCACCTCAGTAACTGCTATTTATAATTCAGCGCTCTTTTGTCTTACAttatctcctctcctgttgTCATAACAGAAGAGCAGGAGTACACGCTGCCCCAGGAGGCTTTCCAGCTGCGCCACGAGATCATGGACAACCCGTCCGCACCCGAGCATCTTCAGCAGGACAAGGCCGACTCCCCGCACGTCAGCGGCAACGAGGCGGAAGTCACCTGTCTGACCCCCATCGAGTCCTTCTCGCTCATCTCCATTTCCCAGCCGCTGTTCAGCCCACGTCTTCCTGCCAGCTTCTTCTGTCCCATTGTGCGGGAGATGCTGAGCTACTACGCCGAGCAGGGCGACGTGCAGATGGCCGTGTCGGTGCTGATCGTGCTGGGGGACCGGATCCGTAAAGAGATCGACGACCTCACTCAggtcagacaggaagtaaaatcTAATAAAGTTCTAGCAAAGTTTAGGGATTCTTTTGGCCTTTTGTGTGACCGTAAGTGGTTATTAGCCTCTACTAAAACACCCGAGCCTTAAAAGTCAGTGAAGACATCACAATTTGAGCGGACCAGAAAGGAAACCCTGAACGAGCTGTGTGTTTCCGTTTCAGGAGCACTGGTACATGTCCTACATAGACCTGCTGCAGCGATTCGAGTTGTGGAACGTGTCCAATGAGGTCATCAAGTTGAGCACGTGCAGCGCCATCACCTGCCTGAACCAGGCGTCTACAACCCTGCACATCAACTGCAGCAACTGCAAGCGGCCAATGAGCAACAAGGGCTGGATTTGTGACAGGTACGAACACTGCGCCACCATTTCTCTTTAGAGAGCTGTGCACATgttaactttattttttaaaactcCATCCAgtttaacaaaaaacaagcaaaaacattaTTTGGCAAGTTGTTGCACCGGACCGTACCTTGTTTGGGACCAGTAACTAACTGGTTTCTCCGCTGGCTCCCAGCTGTTGGCGTGTTGTTGTTTCAAGTGCCACCTCTTCACAGGACATGaatattcatttcattgtgaCATTAACCCACCTCTGCATCTCCCCTCTAGGTGCCAccagtgtgccagtgtgtgtgcggtgtgccATCATGTGGTGAAGGGACTGTTTGTGTGGTGTCAAGGCTGCAGCCACGGTGGACATCTGGAGCACATTATGAACTGGCTCAAGAGCAGCGCCCACTGCCCCGCTGGCTGCGGTCACCTGTGTGAGTACACCTGAGCTCATCACCGCCACCGTTCACACAGCTGGTGCTCTGTGGGAGTGGGAATCGGTCGTCACGCCGGCCTGgatcacactcacactcacatacCGAAGACAAATGAGATATCAAAGTGAGATTAGTTGAAGGTCAGAGAGGTTTGTATGTGCTCTCCTGGACAGCCATTCAAGAGCAAACACAATCACGTGTACAGTCGTATTTGTATTTGAATTGGTGAATTTGTATATAAGCAGATGTCCTGATAGATACTCAGAGAATATAACAATATTTTTGTGAACTGACACTCGCTgcattttacattgtttttaaacCCTCAGTACAATCCTGAAGGCTGTACAGGAACAAttgtctgctcacctgcagTGGATTGTTAATGTTTGTACATAATACTTATTTTGAAGGACTGTAGATAATGTTGAATTAATTTATATGAGAAACGGCTCTATTCAAGCAATACATAGTGACACTTGAAGTTGTTCTGGACCAGTGAAGTCTGTTTTGTCAACGACATTCAACAGAGAATAGCTTAACCTCCATTCAGTGTTACGCGGCGTTTCTGGTGAATCACAGTCAGCGGAGTCTGGATTCACTTGAACTTGCACTGAGCTTTATATTAATGTCACAATATCAGAATTGTAAACTTCAGTGccagcattaaaaaaatctgactcGATACCTCTTTcgatataaaaagaaaaaagtccttAGTGCACAGAACGTGTCATTCAGAACTTGTTTTAACGCGTGCACACAGTGCTGGTACAGACGAGCAGCTAGCTGGAGCTCGCTTCCTGAATGTGAGTGACAGGCCGCTCGCCCGCTGCTCTGACTCATGTGATGCTGCCTGCTTGTGCCTCTTGTGTGGTGggtttgtttcatctgttcagCCTCAGGTAGAAAATTTGATCGTAAACCTGctcattattattcttatttataGCTCCTGTTCTTTTGATACCATCAAATGTGTAATTAACGGGGTTCGTGCTGTTTTAAATGTGGTCTCGACAACCTTTTGTCATCAACTGCATGTATTCAAACCTGGCAGCTGCCCAGCACGTCCAGCCCTCCACTGTCTGCTGAGCCGTTCCAGTGGAGCAGTCAGGACAAAGAGTTGCTTCAGGGCACTTtagtgagaggagagaacacGGCTTACTCGTTTTTCTCCCAGCTGCACTTCACTCTCATGGGCCCAGAAATCCCAACTGGCAACCCGCCAACGTCTCTAGCCTCCAGTCAGAGTAACAGTTATTTGCTTATCGTGGTTTGCGTAGCTCACTGCTGGTGAGATGCACAACAGATAAGTGTAGAAGCCAACAGAGACAACTTCTGTCCAGATAAACCtcaacagagcagctctgtcttgGCGCAAATTTGACTGTTACTAAGAATCCCTGTTACATCGCAGCACTATGTCGCCTGACGGCAACTGGTTGGAGGATTTTACAGCCGAGTTGTCACTTCCTCTGGCAGACCGTCGTGACATGATTTAATTATCACCGAGAGGTGGAGAATATTTTGTCAGTCCAGTCTCTCAACACTGATTGTGTTTATTTGGGGACATTCTGTTTGCCATCCGGTGTGTAAATCAGCCGCAGAGGATCAGTGAGTGATCGTCGTCTGACCCTTGACCCACTCTGGCACACAAAACACGTCACTGGTGCAGTAATCGTCATCTCTGGTAGTTTTCCTGACAGTTCAATCACGAGGGGAGAGCTGTGATGTACGAGTGCGGAGTCTGTGCTCACTTAAAGAGCTGCAGGCGTGAAGCTGGTGTACGTGGATCAGCTGCTAAACCAACAACCATAATGCACCAAGGTTGTTACTGAGCAGCAACTGTCATCACATAGAGGACATCCCAACAATCGGGAGGAGGGGAATCTCTGACAACTGCCCTGCAGAGCAAGAAATAGAATATTGACGACATCGATACAGTCAGACTAATCAGAGCCACCTGATTAGATCAAACATCTGGACAGGCCCATTGATCCAGGAGTGAAGAGCACTCACCTGCTTAAGTCTAAAGAGCACCATACATCCTGTTAGTTTTATTTCAACAAAACTGAGTGTGAAATGTCAGTGATGCACAGGTCTACACTGTAGCCTGAACTTTGTAcaaggttgttgttgttgttttttaatttctacTTTCTGCCTTCTGAATTCATCTCAACACCCCAAATTGGCACAAATAACTCAGATAGACCTCTTAGGTTTGACAACAGAATAAACCATAGACACCTTTTAGTGAAACACCTCCTTttactgttatttatttttattttatgtctttttattttattacatttgtttgtatgtttgtttttgtccccATTTACTGTTTGCATGCTTTTCACCTCTCTGCTAATATAAATATTCAACTGTGGGACTTACAATAAATTTGCAGATATATTTTCGTCAAGCTGTCATGAAATTAGTGTTCTTGTCACATAATTATGTTCGTAAATATATGAAGCAAAATTATTATTAAGGCTAAAAAGCTACAGAGTGAATCCAATAACTAATCACTCCATTGATCCACCGAGTGAAATCTGAaactgtttggtgtttgtgctttaaaaaagaagaaaaaaaaaaacttaattcTGGATTTTTATCTCTTTATTCATAATTCTGCACCTACACGTGTAAATGTCTACAGCATTACAGTAAAATGGCTTGAAAAGATCTTCCCTGGTGATGATTAACTGACAGGTTTCACACACGTCTCTGGTCTTATAAAATGCATTCAGCTGGACATTTTCAAACACGTGACAGCGAACAAATACCAGAATTCATTCAGACAAAGCAGAACTACTTATTTTAACTTGGACTACTTGGATGAAACATACCTCTTCGGCTGGTGGCGTAATTTAAACCACATTTCATAAAGGAAGAGCGTACAGTCTGTAAGAAACGTTTCACAGTATCACAGCCTCTGATCCACCAtcagtccctcctcctcctcctcctcctcctcctctctgtgcatTCGTACAACCCAGCTACAGGAGTCCAGTCAACACCAGCACAAGCGTGTGAGGGTCAGGTACCCTTCCTGCCTGTTTGTCATTTCCCTGCAGTAGCTGCCGTTGCCCTTGGCCTTGTCCACATCTGGCGAGCTCTGGTCCATCAGCCAATcgcagaggagcagcaggtcagCTGCTTTGCTCCCCGAGCCGCTCTGGTCCGGTAGGGCCGGCCTCGTCTTTGGCCGTCTTTCATTTCGGTGAGATTGTTCAGGGTGGTTCAGTCACCCTCCGTCAAATGATGGTAAAAGCCTcctcaaagacaaacagaagtTATTGTCTCTTGTCGTTCCGTACGTAGAGCTCTTCAAGCACTTGTCGTGTCCCTCCAGTGTGAGTTGTTATAAATACTCACCTGTAAAGGTTAAGGTCGTTCCCAGCTATCTGAGACTTTTTCGGGGGCACTCAGTCGCCTCAGACTCTGAAGCATGGTTTGCAGGGTCCCCGCTGTGATGGTGAAACAAGCAGGCAGCAGCATTAGACTCCACTGATGACACAAAACCACTTTCATCACTGAGCACGACACCATCTTACCCAGTTGTTCTTCATGGGAATCCATCTTCTTTATTAGCTCTACAACACTGGAGCGTGTCAGGCCCTCGCCGGCTGCAAGCAGAGGTGAAATCATTTGTTTATAGTCACCACATTAAAAGGTGTTATCCAGCACAGGACACCTCAACTCACCATTAACACCAGCGTCGCCCTCCGTTTTGTCTTCCACACCAGCATGAGAGCTGCTGTTCCCATCGGTAGAGAAACAGGAGAGCAGTTCAGTGCAGCGGGCCCTGGACTCGGCCAGTGTGGAGCTCATTTCCTGAGCCATGCGGTGGTTCTCCACCAGCTCAGCGTGGACCCTCCTCCATGCCATCTTGTCCTCCATGAGACATCCCTCCATCACAGTGCGTAGCTCCTTCTCCTGAGACACCTGGCTCTGCAGGCTCTCCACCTCCTCGCAGCGCTGCATAGGGAGAGAGTCAGACGAATGTGTCAGTCAAGAAAAGTCAGAACTGTGGAATATTTTTAAGGAAGTGAGCTTTTCCTCTGTGGTTACCTTGTGTAGCTGAATGGCCATCTCCTGCATCTCAGCCTCAAGCTGGTCAGCGTAAGCCTGTTCCAGAGCATCGCTGGGCGGCCGCGCACTGCTGTGCCACCTCGCGATAGCCGAGGTCATCTTACGCTTGGGTCCAAACAACCTGGAGAGCAAGAACAGATTCAGCATTTCGTCCCATCGGAAAACAGACGCTGTGCGTATGCTGGGTGGAAAGAGGAGCCTGGAGTGTCTTACGTGATCCCTATTTCTTTGAGATCATTTTCAGTCAGCGTGAGAAATATCCGCAGGTCAATGTCTTGCTCCTCAAGTAAGGGGAGATACTTCGAGAAGCCGATCTGTTCCAAGAACTCTGCCAGATCCTACAGGAACAGAAGGTTTTAAGGCTGGTAAACAACCCGAGACAGTCCAGAGGAAACTGGCcatcagtctcacacacacacacacacacacacagacatgcctTTGGACCAGTGTAGGAGGGTGGAAGACCAACATGTGATCGCATCCCACAGTTCACAGTGCCGCTGGAGTGAGCTGCATCGTTGCTTCCATGGCGACTCTTTCCTTTTGAGTGATGGCCCTTGTTGACTCTGCGAGAGCTGCTCTTTTTGCACTGGTCCGAGTCCTGgtggtgagaggagagagacacgCTGCGTCACTGCAACATCTCAATCAAAGCTGCTGCCTGGCGCCAAAACAGTGGGACGTCTGTGCTCCTGCGTTCACCTCGTTACTCTCCACAGAACCTTCCCAGTTGAGGCCGATCACTTGAGGCAGGccctcgctgctgctgctgctgctcctcatggTGGGCATGTCATTGTCAAAGAATGGACTGTCATCTGTGGCGGTACCGTATGAAATGAATTGCTTTGGACGTTACTCGTCTTATAAATGATCATACCTGCTGCAGTATTTCCTGTGGTGCATTTCAAGTGTCACAAAACTCTGGTAATCGTGCGCttctcacctctgctgctgttgctctggCCGTCCAGCTCGTTGATGGGTGAGGTCACGTCACGGTAGCAGATGCTTTCGCTCTGCTCACCAGTATCACGGAATGTCATGTAGCCTGGTGGCACAGCAGGAGGCTCTGTGAGGAGAAAAGCAGTGTGAACAAACAGCCTTCTGTCTCCTGTGCATGACAGCAGTAATACAGACAGAATGAAGCTGTcataactgaaaataaaatggccCATTTTGTGACCATTTGCGTGATAAAATCTTTGCTTTGTACACAGAGTAGTCGAGGTCTCAATCAACCTTTGTAATGTACAGACTGATTGTTCCCTTTTTTTGACACATCTGTGTAATTTGACTTAACTacgaccctgattccaaaaaagttggaaaacaaacaaagaatatGATAATTctctaatcctttctgacatagactaaattaaaaacagtgcaaagacaatgtatctaatgtttttcctcatcagcttcattgatttctgtaaatatttgtttattctgaatttgatgcagcttcacatttcaaacaagttgggacaggagcaactaaagactgagaaagatgtggaatgctccaaaaacacctgtttggatcattccacaggtcaacaggctgattggtgacaggtgatagtatcatgattgggtatgaaaaggTCAGCTTCCACAGCATCTggactttttggaatcagggttgtacaccCTCTACACTCTTAATGTGTGACCCGGTGTGGATACAGACTGGCCGCCTGCAAGTCTTATGTGATACTACCACACAGTTTGCTGCTGCCTCCTACTCGGAACTTGGCGATGGCCTGGGGCCCGTCGTGGATGCTTATGCCTTTAGCTCGGTTTCGACTCGGCCTTATCCTCGGCGGTGCGCTGTCCGAGTCCTCGGAGGAGCTCAGGTCTTCATAGTGTCCTGACGAgttggaacacacacacacacggaataaaaaaaaatcagaaaaggAAGACAAGAAAGAATAATGTACTTTGTAAAATACACAATGAGAAGTTAAGCACCTGGTTTGATCCTTGGGGAACGTGAGTCAATAAGGCTGACGATCTTGGTATAGCCGTACATCATGGCGAGGGCACGGGCGGTCTCTCCTTTAGTGTTGCGGTCATCGACTTTAACTTTCTGTACATGATTAAAACAAAACGTGTCAGGATCATAAGGCGTCACCCCCTCTGTGTAACCCATCCATTATTGATGTGCACATTTCCTGGTGTCTCTCTGTAGCAGAGAGCATATTTGTGGAAGTAACCTCACATGGTCAAGCAGGTTCTGAACAATGATTTCATGTCCAGAAGCAGCAGCTTCCATCAGGGGAGTGAAACCAGACCCTGGCTCCCTGCGGATGACAGGAAAAGTCATGAAAAGTGTTGTGGAGTGTTGCAGTAGTTTGGGGATGAATGAAGACGCTCACTTGACATTGGTGTCGGCGTTATTATCCAGCAGGAATTTGACCATCTGCTGGTGGCCTGTGCTCGTGCAGTGAAACAAAGCGGTCCAGCCTCGAGAATCCTTCAGCTCCAACTCAGCACCTTGCTTTTAGGGTTAAGAAAAACAATCCTTTCACACACCTTGTCAAGAAAATATCAATGCGTTTTCTGCTTTTTGGTACAGTCAAAGTCCACATCTGAGTGTTTGAGAGAAGCAAGCCAAACAGCAACCTTCTGCACTGAAAAGACATTTACGACATTGTTGTTTGCCGTCTGCTTGCCTTTTATGAATGCAATGCTTTCCTGCAACGAACATTAACTCTGCACGTCTTAACTTAGTCCACCTTGTCATTTGAAGTGTGACACTGCATCATCTGAACATGTTCTGCTTTAGCTGTTACTGTCTGACAAAGGCGTTTTGTACCTGAAGCAGGAAGTATGCAATACTTTCATTCCCACAGCTTGCCGCCAGCATCAAGGGGGTTAATCCTTTGGCAGTGGCAGCATTTACATCCACACCAGCCTCCAGCAGAAGATTTGCAATGTTATCGTGGCCGATGTAGGATGCGTACATCAGTGGGGTCCATCCTCCAATGTTCTTGCCATCCAGGTCCACCTCACGTCTGAAGACACAAGATCATAGTTATCAATCAACACAGTATGCCACAAACGCCGAACACTGGTGATGCTTTCATAGTTAGGATTGCAGCACCCACTTTTTGATGCACTCTGCCACCACGTCGTACTGGCCGATGGAGCAGGCGGTGTGGAGGTCCAGGGGGACATCCAGCTCTTCAGGTCGCACCAGAGTGTCACCCAGCCACAGGGAGAGGCTGGCACCCAGTTGCTCTGATTCACTGGCTTCGTCACTTAGCTCAGACATCTTTTGTAGTCGCCCCTCCACAGGCCTGGAAACAAAGGCGGCCCTGAGACTGAGCACAGAGATTAAAGATGGAGAGTTCAGGACTAGAAAGCGCTGCATTCACACTTTAAAGGCGCGTTAACCTGCCTGATTATCAGACAGCGACATTTGTTCTCAAAGTTATGGAGTTTAGCGAGTGATGAACATACAAATAACACCACATACTACTAGCTTCGGACTTGCGTTCACTTTAAGGCTGGTGAtgatttatatatttattagCTTTAACTCGAAACGTTGCTTTTTTTAGCTAGCTCACAGTTAGCTTGGCTAGATAGCGTCATGCCAGTATGAACTTTTCCCCACCACAGACTTatcaaacaaaatatttaaaaaatgaagtcTTCAAACTGTCAACTGTCAAAAGAAAACCTGAACTGATATTTCATGATGTAGCCGAATGTCAGAAGTTAAAAGCTTACAGCTAACAGGTAGCGTGAGTTTGTTTTCCCAGCGGCTgaaacttttttgttttgtgtgtcacaCTCAATTGTGCTCGTGTTGAACCTTGCCCCGCCCTTTCCTGTTAGACTGGTACTgctgtttttcaacaggacacatattaatatatttaataAAGTCTGGCCGCTGTTATCTTGAACTGTTGGAAAATAACTGCGTTTGTACGTATCAGGTTTTTCCTAGTTTTTGGCACTGTTTCCCATCCTGGGGTTTGGTCCCATCACAGGATACCCAAAAAAGCAGATCAGGAATAAGACATCTATTATGTTTCAGATTTGTGATTTGCTCACCACTCCTGTCCACACCAAGATCTATAAAGAAAGGTCACAAGTATTGACGTGACTTCATTTTgaggggtcacaagccaaaaagttTGGGAAACGATCAGCCGTAATTGTGGCAGTTTCCACTTAATCAGCTGGTTTGGTGTCCGAATGTCTTTCAGAGTGCAGAAGAGCAGCTGAACAGACAGCTGGACTGGTGCATCGAGCAGCTGGAATTGGGGATGAGGTCCCAGAAGGGTACACTGAAACAGAGTATGATGTTTTAGCTTAAACATCCCAAAATGATGCTTCACTGGAAGTTTCTAATTTACATATCAACAgtatgatgcaaaaaaaaatacaaagtgctttatttaGAAATATGGCACAAACAGTCAGCAATTAAAGAGTTTGagtatttgaatattttgaacatgagaaatgtctttgtttttggatCATCAGCTCCAATGCAGCCCCTTGTTTCgtgtgctttttgttgtttctatCACAAAGAACGTTCAGCACACAGCTCAGACCAGACTGTCCAGGCACAGTCCAGCATAACGTGTGATGAAATGTGTCCTCTGGGGTTCAAATCAGAGAAAATTGAAGTGAAACTGCTCCTTTGATGgagtaaaaacaaaagctggCGTCTCCTCCTGAGTCTGTGCTTTCAGGTCTGTATCCGGGGTTTTGGGCTGCTGCGGGTTCTCCTCTGTGGCTCCTGTCTGGGATCTGACGTCAGCTCTCCGGTGGAAAACACTCTTCTTCGGAGAATGTGACTTGACCTGAACTGATGTAGTTTCTGTTGGGAATGGAGAAATCTGTCAATTAACAGCCTTCCTGTGAGCAACTTGCATTGTTCAAATCAACGAAACACTCACCGCTCTGAATGAGTTTGTACTGCttgctcttctcctcttccatttttttcctgtaGTCCCCGGTCATGGCTCTCATCACCTGCCTCTTCTTGGCCAGAGGAGCTTTGGAGCTTCGTAGAGTCTTCAGGGCACGAGaggcctcctcctctgcagggagAAAATATTCGGTTTTGTTCACACTGGGCTTCACATGTGGACCTCAGAACATGAAGTAATAATAATCATATCCCAAACATACTTTAtattcaagtgtgtgttcacagcatTAAACCTCTGAACAGGTGCGTGTAAAGCatgtaaacaaataataataataaggttAACATCATACTCTGTTTCGGTGTACCCTTCTGGGACCTCATCCCCAATTCCAGCTGCTCGATGCACCAGTCCAGCTGTCTGTTCAGCTGCTCTTCTGCACTCTGAAAGACATTCGGACGTCAAATCAGCTAATTAAGTGGAAGCCGCCATGATTACTTTAAAGGAAAACATTTGACACTCACCAGTTCGGtgtcttcatctctgtgacTCTCTTCAGCTGAACTTAGCTTCTGCTGTGGCTCGCTGctatctgtttttttctttccagatttcttcttcttcttggttttTGACTGCACTGGTGGTTCAGGTGGAGAGTTAACCTCCTGCGACGGGGAAGGCTTTTCCTCTTGGATACCTGGAGAAGATGAGTCTGGGGTCGCCATCGTCTCCATGTTTTCCACAGGTGGAACAGGAGGAATTTGAAAGTTGAAGGCAAAAGTGGAGCCCTGTCCCGTAAAGGatatctgtcctgctgctggttcagTCCTGTCTGATGATGGAGATGTTTCCTCCTGAGACACTGCAGGACTGTCAGGGAAGAAATTAAATCTGAAGGTGTTGTCACTGTGAGTCCTGAGGGGCTTCTCAGCTCTGACGTGGACAGGAGCTTTATCTGTTGAGTAaacatacaggaaaaaaaaaaaaaccatcagcATCACTGACGTACTGCATTCATTAATTCTAGCAGGTACAGACAAATGTATAACACAGCAGAACCCAGTTCATTTCAGATAAATCAAACTGGGGGAGATTTTTAGACAAACTGCCCGCTCAAACTTCAAATAGAAATCcacattttgtccccacatgcGGCTTAGAATAAACCAGGCAGACTTCAGACATGTAATGAAATCATAATGTACCGACAAACAGCGGCCGCTGCTCGGTCATGCCGATTCTTCCAGTGTTGCAGGTTTTCAGCTGAAAGGCGACACTCAGGCGGAACTATTTAACTCGACGCTTCAGTGATGTACACGTACTCAGTGGAACAAGTTTTAGTTTAGAATTTTTATTAGTACTGCTATTTTCCTTTCCATGAAACGGAGTTGCTTTCTAAACACACTTACCAACAGTGTCACTCGAGAATCGGTCCGTCTGCAATTGTTTCCCCAACCCTACGCGAGTTCCGCTTGAAGGCGTTCTCGTGACCCAGTTGGTTGAGTGAGTGGATTGATTCACAAAGGacttacaaaaaataaaaaataaactaaaacacacacacacacacacacacacacacacacacacacacacacacacctatacgCAGAGCTGCAGACGGATCTGACATTTGTcctagattaaaaaaaagaagaagaagaaagaggaaaatgggTAAATAATGAAGGTCTCCATGGATTAACTTGCaaataaagttgaaaataatgtttaatttatagcaaactgaaaaacaaacaacactgagGTACAAGACAAAGGATACATTAGGAAAACCAAGAAAATTagttaaatatatatttataaacAGATGCAAGCAATATGAAACAACAGCTGCGAACAGGACAGACTAAATGAAGGCTGTAATCACTCACTGTATGATAATGAAGCTGGCTTGGGAGTAACAGGAAAGGGAAATTCCATAGACAATGAAACAAGCTGATTTTGTCACCAGGCTGTCTGTGGCAGGGTGCTCTCTGTGTCAGCTTCCAGCTGAGTCCTCCTCTTCTAACATAGACAcaaggctgtttgtgtttcacgCTTGTTGCCTGATTCTTGAGCAGATCCCAGGACTGCCGGGGTTGTTTCCTAAACAGATGTACTGCTAAGAAAGCCATCAAAACACCATTGATGTATGATATTAACAGAATGATCCATCACAGTTCTGTCAGCGGGCCCATGATGCTGAAGTACAGAGATGTACATGCTGTGTTAGGGACACAATGTTTGTGCACATTATAGGTTTAATGTATGTGTTACGACAGGAACAGAGCTGTagtttatttctgctctttgttaTTTTCAAGATTACAGCCAAATTTCGTGATATAATTTGTAAACTTGATTTTGCAAATCGTAAGAGTTTCAGGCCTGCATCAGGGTAGTCAAAGCTAGTTAAAgactaaagtgaagagataaaTTCACATAACATAAAATATCCTTTATTCAATAGGACAGCTCAGTTCCCTACTTTCCTTCTATTTAGTTAAAAGAAATGGTTATGGTCGGTGAGCACCGTATTGTAAGAGATCATTCGACATTTTTTAAGTATGTGGGACCAAAGATTAACACCATAACTGTTCGGACCAAAAAGAAGCAATTCCAATTTCAtgactgaatgtaaaaatatgtcGAGGGCACGTTTTGTCCCAATCTTTTTCAAATCCAGAGGCACTGatcctccttttttcctccactaatcacattctgtcaggGACTTGACTCTGGACCAATCCTGTAAGCTCAGAGGCGGGACTTCAAGCGTCGCTCCTCTCAAACTATAAATACCACCTCCTGCGACCTCGGATAATATAGTCATACGACACTCAAGACGGAAACACAGTCTTCCcggaaaaataaacacaaaaggTAACGTACGAGCGATTATTGTTagtattgtgtttttctttattcgATGTTGATAGTCATTAGCGATATGGTCTACTTTGATTCCTAAGTCGTTAAAAACGTTAAAATACAGTTAGACCAGTGTCAATCGTCATCCAATTGACAACAAAACGGCGCGCGCGCTATAGCAAGTTGGCTAACTGTTAGCTCCCTTTGAGGTTCTCTATACAAACTTGGCTCACCAAGAAACCCGTGATATTGTTATTGAACATACAATCAAGGTTTGATTCTCTCACATGGCGGTGTATCAAATTGCTTATGTGGCAACTGTGTCTTAACGTAACGTTAAACCATTGTGGTGGCTAGCTGGCGCCATTTTGCAGCCGTCCATGCTAGCTTTAAATTTGCTTGCTAACGAGAGCAAAGAAACGTGTGTGTCCCCTGTAGCTTAATGGTGGCGGTGCTTTG
Protein-coding sequences here:
- the anks3 gene encoding ankyrin repeat and SAM domain-containing protein 3 isoform X1; the protein is MQRFLVLNSPSLISVLSLRAAFVSRPVEGRLQKMSELSDEASESEQLGASLSLWLGDTLVRPEELDVPLDLHTACSIGQYDVVAECIKKREVDLDGKNIGGWTPLMYASYIGHDNIANLLLEAGVDVNAATAKGLTPLMLAASCGNESIAYFLLQQGAELELKDSRGWTALFHCTSTGHQQMVKFLLDNNADTNVKEPGSGFTPLMEAAASGHEIIVQNLLDHKVKVDDRNTKGETARALAMMYGYTKIVSLIDSRSPRIKPGHYEDLSSSEDSDSAPPRIRPSRNRAKGISIHDGPQAIAKFRVGGSSKLCEPPAVPPGYMTFRDTGEQSESICYRDVTSPINELDGQSNSSRDDSPFFDNDMPTMRSSSSSSEGLPQVIGLNWEGSVESNEDSDQCKKSSSRRVNKGHHSKGKSRHGSNDAAHSSGTVNCGMRSHVGLPPSYTGPKDLAEFLEQIGFSKYLPLLEEQDIDLRIFLTLTENDLKEIGITLFGPKRKMTSAIARWHSSARPPSDALEQAYADQLEAEMQEMAIQLHKRCEEVESLQSQVSQEKELRTVMEGCLMEDKMAWRRVHAELVENHRMAQEMSSTLAESRARCTELLSCFSTDGNSSSHAGVEDKTEGDAGVNAGEGLTRSSVVELIKKMDSHEEQLAGTLQTMLQSLRRLSAPEKVSDSWERP
- the anks3 gene encoding ankyrin repeat and SAM domain-containing protein 3 isoform X2: MSELSDEASESEQLGASLSLWLGDTLVRPEELDVPLDLHTACSIGQYDVVAECIKKREVDLDGKNIGGWTPLMYASYIGHDNIANLLLEAGVDVNAATAKGLTPLMLAASCGNESIAYFLLQQGAELELKDSRGWTALFHCTSTGHQQMVKFLLDNNADTNVKEPGSGFTPLMEAAASGHEIIVQNLLDHKVKVDDRNTKGETARALAMMYGYTKIVSLIDSRSPRIKPGHYEDLSSSEDSDSAPPRIRPSRNRAKGISIHDGPQAIAKFRVGGSSKLCEPPAVPPGYMTFRDTGEQSESICYRDVTSPINELDGQSNSSRDDSPFFDNDMPTMRSSSSSSEGLPQVIGLNWEGSVESNEDSDQCKKSSSRRVNKGHHSKGKSRHGSNDAAHSSGTVNCGMRSHVGLPPSYTGPKDLAEFLEQIGFSKYLPLLEEQDIDLRIFLTLTENDLKEIGITLFGPKRKMTSAIARWHSSARPPSDALEQAYADQLEAEMQEMAIQLHKRCEEVESLQSQVSQEKELRTVMEGCLMEDKMAWRRVHAELVENHRMAQEMSSTLAESRARCTELLSCFSTDGNSSSHAGVEDKTEGDAGVNAGEGLTRSSVVELIKKMDSHEEQLAGTLQTMLQSLRRLSAPEKVSDSWERP
- the c20h8orf33 gene encoding UPF0488 protein C8orf33 homolog yields the protein MTEQRPLFVDKAPVHVRAEKPLRTHSDNTFRFNFFPDSPAVSQEETSPSSDRTEPAAGQISFTGQGSTFAFNFQIPPVPPVENMETMATPDSSSPGIQEEKPSPSQEVNSPPEPPVQSKTKKKKKSGKKKTDSSEPQQKLSSAEESHRDEDTELSAEEQLNRQLDWCIEQLELGMRSQKGTPKQKEEASRALKTLRSSKAPLAKKRQVMRAMTGDYRKKMEEEKSKQYKLIQSETTSVQVKSHSPKKSVFHRRADVRSQTGATEENPQQPKTPDTDLKAQTQEETPAFVFTPSKEQFHFNFL